A single region of the Bacillus cereus genome encodes:
- a CDS encoding GGDEF domain-containing phosphodiesterase, with protein sequence MKEQYNNQNTFLSMIDMDLVRQGLLHAIQDLVFIVKVIDDETFKYIYVNKIGMDHARLGTECYGKTFAEVLPEDTARVLQRQYAKVMREARANTFCDVISLPTGNIHYESLLNPVCDVNGICQFIICITRDITAQVKEKVEIEEKQMLFKSLLEYNNDSIVSVNSIGRITYANPATYEIFGYRYEELSNQFVFQFINKEYEQAFQTIFKEALQGRAKQIVAKKYIHKEGYELYISVRTIPIIVNSEIVGVYIVTRDVTRQVLNEMKTEYLAYFDQLTGLMNRISCTNKLNEFLAENKKFALVFIDLDEFHLINDTFGHKEGDQVLKKVTECLRDVKIEDMHLFREHDDQFVMLIENITRECVEEVAQTILKKISGHFVLEEEDVYLSASIGIVMAPEDGMDEKILFQRVDSALEKAKEKGKGYYHFYCSGLDCEREQRFIIENQLHRAIEKDEFFLYYQPQINIETGKISSMEALIRWENKELGLVSPNQFIPLAERTGFIIKLDEWVVHQVCKQIREWLNKGYEVVPIAVNISARHFRSITLIEMITRALNKYNVPPHLLAIEVTEGALIHKDVSKRVLLQLKEQNLKIHLDDFGTGYSSLSYLKTYPIDTLKIDRSFMEGIHIDERDTNITAAIIHLAHTLGLNVIAEGVEKAEQIQFLKEKNVKLVQGYFYNRPLSICDVENIYFK encoded by the coding sequence ATGAAGGAACAATATAATAATCAAAATACCTTTTTAAGTATGATAGATATGGATTTAGTAAGACAGGGACTGCTACATGCTATTCAAGATTTAGTTTTTATTGTGAAAGTTATTGATGATGAAACTTTTAAATATATTTATGTAAATAAAATAGGGATGGATCATGCCAGGCTAGGAACAGAATGTTATGGGAAAACTTTTGCAGAAGTATTACCAGAAGATACGGCAAGGGTATTACAAAGGCAATATGCAAAAGTAATGAGAGAAGCGAGAGCAAATACATTTTGTGATGTAATTAGTTTGCCAACTGGTAATATACATTATGAATCTTTACTTAATCCAGTATGTGATGTAAATGGAATATGTCAGTTTATTATTTGTATTACTAGGGATATTACAGCACAGGTTAAGGAAAAAGTGGAAATAGAAGAAAAACAAATGTTATTTAAGTCATTATTAGAATATAATAATGACTCCATTGTATCTGTAAATTCTATTGGTAGAATTACATATGCAAATCCAGCAACATATGAAATATTTGGATATCGATATGAAGAACTAAGTAATCAATTTGTTTTTCAGTTTATAAATAAGGAATATGAACAAGCTTTTCAAACTATATTTAAGGAGGCTTTACAGGGAAGAGCAAAACAAATTGTTGCAAAGAAATATATTCATAAAGAAGGATATGAACTTTATATTTCCGTTAGGACAATCCCCATTATTGTGAATAGTGAAATCGTCGGGGTGTACATAGTTACGAGGGATGTTACAAGGCAAGTATTAAATGAGATGAAAACAGAATATTTGGCTTACTTCGATCAGTTAACGGGGTTAATGAATAGAATATCATGTACAAATAAACTAAATGAATTTTTAGCTGAGAATAAAAAATTCGCATTGGTTTTTATAGATTTGGATGAATTTCACCTTATTAATGATACATTTGGTCATAAAGAAGGAGATCAAGTCTTAAAAAAAGTTACTGAATGCTTACGGGACGTAAAAATAGAAGATATGCATTTATTTAGAGAACATGATGATCAATTTGTTATGTTAATAGAAAATATAACGAGAGAATGCGTAGAGGAAGTTGCACAAACAATACTAAAAAAAATTAGTGGGCATTTTGTACTAGAAGAAGAGGATGTTTATTTGAGTGCATCAATTGGGATTGTAATGGCCCCAGAAGATGGAATGGATGAAAAAATACTTTTCCAAAGAGTCGACTCAGCTTTGGAAAAAGCCAAGGAAAAAGGAAAAGGGTATTATCATTTCTATTGTAGTGGATTAGATTGTGAACGTGAACAAAGGTTTATAATAGAAAATCAGTTACATCGTGCTATAGAGAAAGATGAATTTTTCCTATATTATCAACCTCAAATTAATATTGAAACGGGAAAGATATCCAGTATGGAAGCATTAATAAGGTGGGAGAATAAGGAGCTAGGATTGGTCTCGCCAAATCAATTTATCCCACTTGCTGAAAGAACAGGATTTATTATTAAACTTGATGAATGGGTAGTACATCAAGTGTGTAAACAAATACGTGAATGGTTAAATAAAGGATATGAAGTTGTACCAATTGCAGTTAATATTTCAGCTAGACATTTTCGTTCTATTACATTGATAGAGATGATTACACGCGCTTTAAACAAGTACAATGTACCCCCTCATTTATTAGCAATAGAAGTTACAGAAGGGGCTCTTATACATAAAGATGTATCGAAAAGAGTGCTATTGCAGTTAAAAGAACAAAATTTAAAGATTCATTTAGATGACTTTGGAACGGGATATTCATCTTTAAGTTATTTAAAAACATATCCGATTGATACGTTAAAAATTGATCGTTCTTTTATGGAAGGTATACATATAGATGAAAGAGATACGAATATTACGGCTGCAATTATTCATTTAGCACATACTCTAGGATTAAATGTAATTGCAGAAGGAGTAGAAAAAGCGGAACAAATACAATTTTTAAAGGAAAAGAATGTGAAACTCGTACAAGGTTATTTTTATAATCGTCCTTTATCGATATGCGATGTGGAAAATATTTATTTTAAATAG
- a CDS encoding PrkA family serine protein kinase has protein sequence MDILKKIEQHRAAEERLQWEGTFAEYLELVKERPWVAQTAHSRIYNMIKDAGIEEVDGRRKYNFFSNQLFGLEDALERLVEEYFHPSAKRLDVRKRILLLMGPVSGGKSTLVTMLKRGLETYSRTDRGAIFAIKGCPMHEDPLHLIPHHLRDDFFDEYGVRIEGNLSPLNVMRLEQEYGSRIEDVVVERIFFSEDRRTGIGTFSPSDPKSQDIADLTGSLDFSTIAEYGSESDPRAYRFDGELNKANRGMMEFQEMLKCDEKFLWHLLSLTQEGNFKAGRFALISADELIVAHTNETEYRSFIANKKNEALHSRIIVMPVPYNLRVSEEEHIYEKMIRESDVSNVHIAPHTLRVAAMFTILTRLKDPKRPDIDLIKKMRLYDGETVEGYNAIDVEELQREYQDEGMKGIDPRYVINRISSTIIRKEVPSINALDVLRSLKDGLDQHPSISNEDRERYMNFISLARKEYDEIAKKEVQKAFVYSYEESAKTLMDNYLDNVEAYCNKSKLRDPLTGEEMSPDEKLMRSIEEQIGISENAKKAFREEILIRISAYARKGKRFDYNSHERLREAIQKKLFADLKDIVKITTSTKTPDENQLKKINDVVARLIDEHGYNSSSANELLRYVGSLLNR, from the coding sequence ATGGATATTCTAAAAAAGATTGAACAGCATCGAGCAGCAGAAGAACGTTTACAATGGGAAGGTACGTTTGCGGAGTATTTGGAGCTTGTGAAAGAAAGACCATGGGTGGCTCAAACAGCACACTCTCGCATTTACAATATGATAAAAGATGCCGGAATTGAAGAAGTTGATGGTAGAAGGAAATATAATTTCTTTAGTAATCAGCTGTTTGGATTAGAGGATGCATTAGAACGCCTTGTAGAAGAATATTTTCATCCATCTGCAAAACGATTAGATGTTAGAAAACGTATTTTATTATTAATGGGTCCTGTTAGTGGTGGTAAATCAACTTTAGTTACGATGTTGAAACGAGGATTAGAAACATATTCACGTACAGATCGTGGAGCTATTTTTGCGATTAAAGGCTGCCCAATGCATGAAGATCCATTGCATTTAATTCCGCACCATTTACGTGATGACTTCTTTGATGAGTATGGAGTAAGAATTGAAGGGAATTTATCACCATTAAATGTGATGCGTTTAGAGCAAGAATATGGATCAAGAATTGAGGATGTAGTTGTAGAGCGTATTTTCTTCTCTGAAGATCGCCGTACAGGGATTGGTACATTTAGTCCGTCAGATCCAAAATCACAAGATATTGCCGATTTAACAGGTAGTCTAGATTTTTCAACAATTGCAGAATATGGTTCAGAATCAGATCCACGTGCGTATCGATTTGATGGAGAATTAAATAAGGCGAACCGCGGTATGATGGAATTCCAAGAGATGTTAAAATGTGATGAGAAATTTTTATGGCATTTATTATCGCTTACACAAGAAGGGAATTTCAAAGCAGGAAGATTTGCGCTTATTTCAGCAGATGAATTAATTGTAGCTCATACGAATGAAACAGAGTATCGCTCATTTATAGCGAATAAGAAAAATGAAGCATTGCATTCAAGGATTATTGTAATGCCAGTACCATACAATTTACGAGTTAGTGAAGAAGAACATATTTATGAGAAAATGATTCGTGAAAGTGACGTGTCCAATGTTCATATTGCACCGCATACACTTCGTGTTGCAGCAATGTTCACTATTTTAACTCGTTTAAAAGATCCGAAGCGTCCGGATATTGATTTAATTAAGAAGATGCGTTTATATGATGGAGAAACGGTAGAAGGTTATAATGCGATTGATGTAGAAGAATTGCAACGCGAATATCAAGATGAAGGTATGAAGGGTATTGATCCTCGTTATGTTATTAACCGAATCTCTTCTACAATTATTCGAAAAGAGGTACCATCTATTAACGCACTAGATGTACTTAGATCGTTAAAAGATGGATTGGATCAGCATCCATCGATTAGTAATGAAGACCGAGAGCGTTATATGAATTTCATCTCATTAGCGAGAAAAGAGTACGATGAAATTGCTAAGAAAGAAGTACAAAAAGCGTTTGTTTATTCATACGAGGAATCAGCTAAGACACTCATGGATAACTACTTAGATAACGTTGAAGCGTATTGTAATAAATCAAAATTACGTGATCCGTTAACGGGAGAGGAAATGAGCCCGGATGAAAAACTTATGCGTTCGATTGAAGAGCAAATTGGAATTTCAGAAAATGCTAAGAAAGCATTCCGTGAAGAAATTTTAATTCGAATTTCTGCTTATGCCCGTAAAGGAAAGCGCTTTGATTATAATTCACATGAACGTCTTCGTGAAGCGATTCAGAAAAAACTATTTGCTGATTTAAAAGATATAGTGAAAATTACAACATCAACGAAAACGCCAGACGAAAATCAGCTTAAGAAAATCAATGATGTTGTTGCACGCTTAATTGATGAGCATGGATATAATTCTTCATCTGCGAATGAATTATTACGCTATGTAGGTAGTTTGTTAAATCGATAG
- the yhbH gene encoding sporulation protein YhbH — protein MGEENQPNYTISQENWSLHRKGYDDQQRHQEKVQEAIKNNLPDLVTEESIVMSNGKDVVKIPIRSLDEYKIRYNYDKNKHVGQGNGDSKVGDVVARDGSGGQKQKGPGKGQGAGDAAGEDYYEAEVSILELEQAFFKELELPNLKRKEMDENRIEHIEFNDIRKTGLWGNIDKKRTMISAYKRNAMRGKASFHPIHQEDLKFRTWNEVLKPDSKAVVLAMMDTSGSMGIWEKYMARSFFFWMTRFLRTKYETVDIEFIAHHTEAKVVTEEEFFSKGESGGTICSSVYKKALELIDNKYSPDRYNIYPFHFSDGDNLTSDNARCVKLVEELMKKCNMFGYGEVNQYNRHSTLMSAYKNIKDENFRYYILKQKADVFHAMKSFFKEESGEKMA, from the coding sequence ATGGGCGAAGAAAACCAACCAAATTATACAATTTCACAGGAAAACTGGTCCCTCCATCGCAAAGGATATGACGACCAACAACGCCATCAAGAAAAAGTGCAGGAGGCAATTAAGAATAATTTACCCGATCTTGTAACAGAAGAAAGTATTGTTATGTCTAATGGCAAGGATGTTGTGAAAATACCGATTCGTTCTTTAGATGAATATAAGATTAGATATAATTATGATAAAAATAAACATGTCGGGCAAGGAAACGGTGACAGCAAAGTTGGTGATGTCGTTGCGAGAGATGGATCAGGTGGTCAAAAACAAAAAGGCCCAGGAAAAGGGCAAGGTGCAGGAGATGCAGCTGGGGAAGATTATTATGAAGCAGAAGTCTCAATTTTAGAATTGGAGCAAGCGTTTTTCAAAGAATTAGAGTTACCTAATTTAAAGAGAAAAGAAATGGATGAAAATCGGATTGAACATATTGAATTTAATGACATTAGAAAAACAGGATTGTGGGGAAATATTGATAAGAAACGAACGATGATATCAGCGTATAAACGAAATGCGATGCGTGGTAAAGCATCCTTCCATCCAATTCACCAAGAAGATTTAAAGTTCCGTACTTGGAATGAAGTGTTAAAGCCAGATTCAAAGGCTGTTGTATTAGCGATGATGGATACGAGTGGATCGATGGGAATATGGGAGAAGTATATGGCACGTAGCTTCTTTTTCTGGATGACGAGATTTTTACGTACAAAATATGAAACAGTTGATATTGAATTTATTGCTCATCATACAGAAGCGAAAGTCGTTACAGAAGAAGAGTTTTTCTCAAAAGGAGAAAGTGGGGGAACAATATGTTCTTCTGTATACAAAAAAGCACTTGAGTTAATCGATAATAAATATTCGCCAGACCGCTATAATATTTATCCATTCCACTTTTCAGATGGTGATAATTTAACTTCGGATAATGCGAGATGTGTAAAGCTTGTGGAAGAGTTGATGAAAAAATGTAATATGTTTGGATATGGGGAAGTGAATCAGTACAACCGCCATAGTACGCTAATGTCAGCTTATAAAAATATTAAAGATGAGAATTTCAGATATTATATTTTAAAGCAAAAAGCAGATGTATTCCATGCGATGAAAAGCTTCTTTAAAGAAGAATCGGGTGAAAAGATGGCATAA